From Danio rerio strain Tuebingen ecotype United States chromosome 7, GRCz12tu, whole genome shotgun sequence, the proteins below share one genomic window:
- the tipin gene encoding TIMELESS-interacting protein isoform X1 codes for MIDPLENGLFDIPDYEQIEDETFPPLPPPLSPGRAELEDDLFGNAEGEEEGEVSKLAEVPVAKRRTVKRPRPKLDANRLISEKGLPALRTLFEDVKFKGKGHETENLKLLMLKMENWAHRLYPKMQFEEFIDKVENLGGKKEVQTCLKRIRLDMPITHEDYVEEAEIQVPEESVPSGDGGFPEDPFIHSTPAPASLTEEQQQRIELNKRLALERRLAKQKQLESTPISIQEDADEPSTSSSGQFLSEENPKTTSNQTPLKHKPAELQESPLHDNESSSHIANGIIDDDDDDDD; via the exons ATGATTGATCCATTAGAAAATGGCCTGTTTGACATCCCAGATTATGAACAGATAGAAGATGAAACTTTCCCTCCTCTCCCTCCTCCATTATCACCTGGCCGAGCAGAACTCGAGGATGATCTGTTTGGCAATGCAGAGG gtgaGGAGGAAGGAGAAGTGTCAAAACTAGCTGAAGTGCCTGTAGCAAAAAGACGAACAGTGAAGAGGCCAAGGCCTAAACTGGATGCTAACAG gtTGATTTCTGAAAAGGGTCTTCCAGCTCTGCGAACTTTATTTGAAGATGTTAAGTTCAAAGGGAAAGGGCACGAG ACAGAGAATCTGAAGCTGCTCATGCTGAAAATGGAAAACTGGGCCCATCGCCTGTATCCTAAAATGCAGTTTGAAGAGTTCATCGATAAAGTAGAGAATCTGGGAGGCAAAAAAGAAGTTCAG ACATGTCTAAAACGGATTCGGTTGGACATGCCAATAACGCACGAGGACTATGTTG AGGAGGCTGAAATTCAAGTACCAGAAGAGTCTGTTCCAAGTGGAGACGGTGGTTTCCCAGAAGATCCTTTCATTCATTCGACTCCTGCTCCAGCCTCTCTTACTGAAGAACAGCAGCAGCGCATAGAGCTCAACAAACGCCTGGCTCTGGAGAGGAGACTTGCCAAGCAGAAACAGTTAG AATCTACGCCGATCTCCATCCAGGAAGATGCAGATGAACCATCAACCAGCTCTTCAGGACAGTTCCTCAGTGAAGAGAACCCCAAAACCACCTCAAACCAAACTCCACTCAAACATAAGCCAGCTGAACTTCAGGAGTCCCCTTTACATGATAATGAGAGCAGCAGCCATATTGCTAACGGCatcattgatgatgatgatgatgatgatgattga
- the dis3l gene encoding DIS3-like exonuclease 1 (The RefSeq protein has 2 substitutions compared to this genomic sequence): MIKTEKILHLNSSKGRKVRVVREHYMREQVPCGSSLCQADCQNVGKVLSRDVTHYVVPDVGVVRDFLEILELRELQGIVLTQTAYQTVQHTRGRRHYNRLRSLLKDPRHDCVLFANEFQQYSYCPREKGESQDKWHTRNVYNAAVWYYNHLAGLQPVVMITEDRDAISEFSASNSGVFVISTQEYLLGFWPDLQAAHDLYHSIAQTLQERENDGAEKVYTEHLPAEVLEAGIKSGRYIQGILSVNKHRAQHEAFVRYEGSASKNTELNSDVLINGAKHRNRAVHGDVVVIELLPRNEWKGRTMALTEGQGEERPLEDTQSQPMPTGRVVEILQRNWRDYVVTLPPFEEMQSQSRNSQKILVVPWDYRIPKIRISTQQAEALQDQRVIVRLDSWESTSVYPNGHFVRVLGKSGELETEIQTILVENCIHVPPFSEAQLREMPVNTEENPWQMDSNEVSSRRDLRDSHLVFSIDPKGCEDVDDTLSVRTLPGGKRLELGVHIADVTHFVREGSLTDLEARSRATTYYLADRRYDMLPAVLSADLCSLLGGVDRYAMSVLWELDAETLEVCSVWFGRTLIRSSYQLHYELAQSLLNGEEVEVPELNPLKGSQRDQKMSELLQALETLTRVARHLRAQRDKGGALELEGVEVRAQLDEEKNITALVPKQPLEVHETVAECMIYANHWVARKIQESFPHHALLRHHPPPKQEFFNHLIDSAKAHGFSIDTRSNRALADSLERAVDPRDPLVNRLLRMMATQAMSNALYFSTGSCPEEQYYHYGLALARYTHFTSPIRRYADVIVHRLLMAAVQLEKDESPSKALACNKELEELAQHINNKNRAAQHSQKQSIELFQCMYFRDKDSHTDERCVADAVIYAVRANGFLAFVPQYGLKGAVYLKDREGQVISVDGDGKCEWKPGTLQKYSDKIITSTSTGTHTFYLFNHVTVRISVEPSRCHADSLNLELISNKPHCAVQPESQPAGGGRSGLVEEVVRWAEEASLQAEEQRGRKPKLSKEEKQFRQSKTPNLYVLLQEISELALMDLSICQITNSEEQTCTVSS, encoded by the exons ATGATTAAAACTGAGAAGATATTACATTTGAACAGCTCAAAGGGTAGGAAGGTTCGAGTGGTCCGGGAACATTATATGAGGGAGCAGGTGCCGTGCGGGAGCTCTCTCTGTCAGGCTGACTGTCAGAACG TTGGCAAAGTGCTGTCTAGGGATGTGACCCACTATGTGGTCCCGGATGTTGGAGTGGTTCGGGATTTTCTGGAGATCCTGGAGTTCAGGGAGCTTCAGGGAATCGTGTTGACCCAGACAGCTTACCAAACTGTTCAGCACACCCGTGGACGCAG GCATTATAACCGACTACGTTCTTTACTGAAGGATCCTCGTCACGATTGTGTGCTCTTTGCCAATGAGTTTCAGCAATACTCCTACTGCCCCAGAGAAAAGGGTGAGTCCCAGGACAAATGGCATACAAG AAATGTGTACAATGCAGCAGTTTGGTATTATAATCATCTGGCTGGACTCCAACCAGTGGTCATGATTACTGAAGACAGAGATGCTATTTCAGAATTTAGTGCTTCAAACAGTGGAGTTTTTGTCATTTCAACTCAG GAGTACCTGTTAGGTTTCTGGCCGGACCTGCAAGCTGCACATGATCTGTACCACTCCATTGCCCAGACGCTTCAGGAGAGAGAGAATGATGGAGCAGAGAAAGTGTACACTGAACACCTGCCTGCGGAGGTGCTGGAAGCTGGCATTAAATCTGGAAGGTACATCCAG GGGATCCTCAGTGTGAACAAGCACCGTGCGCAGCATGAAGCCTTTGTCCGTTATGAGGGTTCAGCCAGCAAAAATACAG AGCTCAACAGTGATGTGCTAATCAATGGCGCAAAACATCGCAATCGAGCCGTGCATGGAGATGTGGTTGTCATTGAGCTGTTGCCCCGTAATGAGTGGAAGGGCAGGACTATGGCACTAACAGAAGGTCAGGGGGAGGAGCGGCCACTGGAGGACACACAGAGTCAGCCTATGCCCACAG GCCGGGTGGTGGGAATTCTGCAGAGGAACTGGAGAGACTATGTTGTGACTTTACCTCCTTTTGAGGAGATGCAGTCCCAAAGCCGAAATTCACAAAAAATTCTGGTTGTTCCATGGGACTACCGAATCCCCAAAATCCGTATCAGCACACAGCAGGCTGAGGCGCTGCAG GACCAAAGAGTGATTGTGCGTCTGGATTCATGGGAAAGTACTTCAGTCTACCCAAATGGGCACTTTGTGAGGGTTCTGGGGAAATCAGGCGAGCTGGAGACTGAGATTCAGACCATACTGGTGGAGAACTGCATTCATGTGCCACCATTCTCAGAGGCGCAG CTGCGAGAGATGCCTGTTAATACAGAGGAGAACCCATGGCAGATGGACAGCAATGAGGTTTCCTCTCGCCGGGATTTAAGAGACTCTCACCTGGTGTTCAGTATTGATCCTAAAGGCTGTGAGGATGTGGACGACACCTTGTCTGTGCGGACTCTGCCTGGGGGAAAACGGTTAGAGCTTGGTGTCCACATTGCTGATGTGACTCACTTTGTCAGAGAGGGCTCTCTAACTGACCTGGAGGCGAGGTCCAG GGCAACCACTTACTACCTGGCTGATCGCAGATATGACATGCTGCCTGCGGTGCTGAGTGCTGACCTGTGCTCTCTGCTGGGAGGGGTGGACCG ATATGCCATGAGTGTGCTGTGGGAACTGGATGCGGAGACTCTGGAGGTGTGTTCGGTCTGGTTTGGCCGTACTCTCATCCGCTCCTCGTATCAGCTTCACTATGAGCTGGCCCAGAGCCTGCTGAATGGGGAGGAGGTTGAGGTACCTGAGCTAAACCCACTCAAAGGCTCACAGAGGGACCAGAAAATGTCAGAGCTCCTGCAGGCTCTGGAGACCCTGACGAGGGTGGCAAGGCACCTCCGGGCACAGCGGGATAAAGGTGGCGCTCTGGAGTTGGAGGGGGTGGAAGTGAGGGCTCAGCTGGATGAGGAGAAGAACATCACAGCACTCGTGCCCAAACAGCCACTGGAGGTTCACGAGACTGTGGCAGAGTGCATGATCTATGCCAACCACTGGGTGGCACGCAAGATACAAGAGAGCTTTCCACATCACGCTCTTCTGCGTCACCATCCACCACCCAAGCAGGAGTTTTTCAATCACCTGATTGACAGTGCCAAGGCCCATGGTTTCAGTATTGATACaag atCAAACAGAGCTTTGGCTGATTCTCTGGAACGTGCTGTGGATCCTCGGGACCCCCTGGTGAACAGGTTGTTGAGGATGATGGCCACCCAGGCAATGTCTAATGCCCTTTACTTCTCTACGGGATCCTGTCCAGAGGAGCAGTATTATCACTATG GTCTTGCTCTGGCTCGATACACTCACTTCACCTCTCCAATCAGACGATACGCAGATGTAATAGTTCACCGGCTGCTCATGGCTGccgttcagctggagaaagacgAATCGCCAAGCAAAGCGTTGGCCTGTAACAAAGAGCTTGAGGAGCTGGCTCAAcacatcaacaacaaaaacaga gCAGCGCAGCATTCACAGAAGCAGTCCATTGAGCTCTTCCAGTGCATGTACTTCAGAGATAAAGACTCACACACAGATGAGCGCTGTGTGGCTGATGCTGTCATCTATGCTGTCAGAGCAAACGGCTTTCTTGCTTTCGTGCCACA GTATGGTTTGAAGGGAGCTGTGTATCTCAAGGACAGAGAAGGTCAGGTGATCAGTGTTGATGGAGATGGAAAGTGTGAGTGGAAGCCTGGGACATTGCAGAAATACTCAGACAAGATCATCACCAGCACGAGCACTGGAACCCATACCTTTTACCTTTTTAACCATGTTACA GTTCGTATCTCTGTTGAACCCTCCCGTTGCCATGCCGACAGcctaaatctggagcttatcagCAACAAGCCCCACTGCGCTGTGCAACCCGAGTCTCAGCCAGCTGGTGGAGGACGGTCTGGGCTGGTTGAAGAGGTGGTGCGCTGGGCAGAAGAAGCCTCGCTTCAGGCGGAAGAGCAGAGAGGGAGGAAACCCAAACTGAGCAAAGAGGAGAAGCAGTTCAGACAGAGTAAAACACCTAACCTCTATGTCCTCTTACAGGAGATCAGTGAACTCGCTCTGATGGATCTGTCCATCTGCCAAATCACTAATTCAGAGGAACAGACTTGCACTGTGTCTTCTTAG
- the tipin gene encoding TIMELESS-interacting protein (The RefSeq protein has 1 non-frameshifting indel compared to this genomic sequence) codes for MIDPLENGLFDIPDYEQIEDETFPPLPPPLSPGRAELEDDLFGNAEGEEEGEVSKLAEVPVAKRRTVKRPRPKLDANRLISEKGLPALRTLFEDVKFKGKGHETENLKLLMLKMENWAHRLYPKMQFEEFIDKVENLGGKKEVQTCLKRIRLDMPITHEDYVAEEAEIQVPEESVPSGDGGFPEDPFIHSTPAPASLTEEQQQRIELNKRLALERRLAKQKQLESTPISIQEDADEPSTSSSGQFLSEENPKTTSNQTPLKHKPAELQESPLHDNESSSHIANGIIDDDDDDDDDD; via the exons ATGATTGATCCATTAGAAAATGGCCTGTTTGACATCCCAGATTATGAACAGATAGAAGATGAAACTTTCCCTCCTCTCCCTCCTCCATTATCACCTGGCCGAGCAGAACTCGAGGATGATCTGTTTGGCAATGCAGAGG gtgaGGAGGAAGGAGAAGTGTCAAAACTAGCTGAAGTGCCTGTAGCAAAAAGACGAACAGTGAAGAGGCCAAGGCCTAAACTGGATGCTAACAG gtTGATTTCTGAAAAGGGTCTTCCAGCTCTGCGAACTTTATTTGAAGATGTTAAGTTCAAAGGGAAAGGGCACGAG ACAGAGAATCTGAAGCTGCTCATGCTGAAAATGGAAAACTGGGCCCATCGCCTGTATCCTAAAATGCAGTTTGAAGAGTTCATCGATAAAGTAGAGAATCTGGGAGGCAAAAAAGAAGTTCAG ACATGTCTAAAACGGATTCGGTTGGACATGCCAATAACGCACGAGGACTATGTTG CAGAGGAGGCTGAAATTCAAGTACCAGAAGAGTCTGTTCCAAGTGGAGACGGTGGTTTCCCAGAAGATCCTTTCATTCATTCGACTCCTGCTCCAGCCTCTCTTACTGAAGAACAGCAGCAGCGCATAGAGCTCAACAAACGCCTGGCTCTGGAGAGGAGACTTGCCAAGCAGAAACAGTTAG AATCTACGCCGATCTCCATCCAGGAAGATGCAGATGAACCATCAACCAGCTCTTCAGGACAGTTCCTCAGTGAAGAGAACCCCAAAACCACCTCAAACCAAACTCCACTCAAACATAAGCCAGCTGAACTTCAGGAGTCCCCTTTACATGATAATGAGAGCAGCAGCCATATTGCTAACGGCatcattgatgatgatgatgatgatgatgattga